Genomic window (Planctomycetia bacterium):
TCCAATCCAGCGCCCTCAACCGCGGCACCTACGAACCCCGCGTCCTCGCCGGCATCACAGCCAGCGACGAATACTTCGCCAAACTGTAGTGCTTGGGGGAAGTAGGTGAAGTAGTAAGTAGGTGAAGCAGATCGTAGGTGAAGCAGATCTCCTCTAAGATCTACTCCACCTACTTACTACTCCACCTACTCCACCTACTTACTACTCCACCTACTTCTATGGAACCCAGCGCCCGTATCGATTGCTCCATCACCCCCGGCTTCGCCGCCTGGATGGAGCAGTGCGGCGGCGTCGTGGCGGTCAGCACCTATCAGGCCGGCAAGGTCGGCATGTTCGGCTGGGACGGGCGGCAAGTCACCCTCATCATGCGCGAGTTCGACAAGCCGCTCGGCATGGCCTGCGAGTCGGGCCGCCTGGCCATAGCGACGCGACATCACATCTTGCGACTGGCCGACGCGCCATCGCTCGCGCCGCACTACTTGCCCGAGCAGCCGGGCCGTTACGACGCGCTGTATTTGCCGCGCGTCGCCTACTTCACCGGTGACGTCAACGCCCACGACCTGGCCTTTGGCGACGACGGACTCTGGCTCGTCAACACGCGCTTTTCTTGCTTAGCTCAGCTCAGCGAAGATCACAGCTTCGTCCCGCGCTGGCAACCGCCGTTCGTCACAACTTTGGTACCCGAAGATCGCTGCCACTTGAACGGACTCGCCATGCGCGATGGACGGCCCGCGTACGTCACGGCGCTCGGCATCGGCGACGAACCCGGCGGTTGGCGCGCGAGTAAGTCCGACGGCGGCATAATCATCGACGTCGCGAGTGGAGAAATCGCCGCGCGCGGTTTATCCATGCCGCACTCGCCGCGCTGGTATCGCGACACGCTCTGGGTGCTCAACAGCGGCGCCGGCGAACTCTGCCGCGTTGATCCTGCCACGGGCAAGCGCGAAGTCGTCTGCGCACTCGCTGGTTATGCCCGCGGCCTGGCCTTCGCTGGCGACTACGCCTTAGTCGGCCTCTGCCGCATCCGCGAAAAACACATCTTCGGCGGATTGCCGGTACAGAGTCGCTTTCCGGAACTGCGCTGCGCCATCGTGATCATCGATCTAAACACCGGCCAGGAAATCGGCGCTGTCGATTTCACCTCCGGCTGCCACGAGCTCTACGACGTCCTCTTCATCCCCGGCCCGCGCCGCCCCATGATCCTCAACCCCGAACGCGAAGCCGCGCGCCAAGCCTTCACCGCCCCAGAATTCGCCTACTGGCTCCGCCCGGAAAATTTCGCGTAGGCCGGGCCAAAGGCATGGGATAGAATTGCCTGGGGAAGCATATCGCCAAGCCGATTTGAAGAGCCTGACCATGTCCAAAGCAGAAGTCCTCGACCGCATCACAGTCGATCCCGCGATTTTCGGCGGCGAACCCATCATTCGCGGCCTGCGCATGTCGGTCGAACATGTGCTCGGCATGCTCGCCGCTGGCGATTCGCCGGAAAAGATTCTGGCGGAATACTCGTTCCTGGAGCGGGCCGACATCCAGGCCTGCATGGCCTACGCGCATCGTTCGGTATCCGGCGAGCAACCACAAGCGCAGTTGTAGCACGGTCTCCCGACCGTGCTACCGCCCCGACCGAAGGTCTCCCTTCCCGGCAACCGACGGAGGCATCCACATGCCCCAAGAAGTCCGCCTCGAACAACACCCCAGCATCCCGCTAGCCGTAGTCCGTCGCCGCGCCAGCCAACAGCAACTCCCCAAAATCGTCCCCGAAGCCTGTGGCGCCGTCTGGAATGTCGTGCGCTCCCAAAATATCCCCGGCGCCGGCCGGCACGTCGCCGTCTACCTCGACGACGCGATCAATCTCGAAGTCGGCGTCGAACTCGCATCCCCCTTCGCCGGCCACGGCGAAGTCATCAGCTCATCCACGCCATCCGGCCCCGTCGCCACGACAACGCACGTCGGACCCTACGGCCAATTGCACCTCGCGCACGAAGCCATCCAAAACTGGTGCAAACAAAACGCCCGCACCCCAGCCGGCCCAAACTGGGAAATCTACGGCCACTGGCAAGACGAATGGAACAGCGACCCATCCAAGATCGTCACAGACGTCTGTTACTTACTCACGCCGTAGGTCAGGCACCCTGGTCAAAGAAGAAAAACCAAGCCAAGGCAACCATTACCGCCACATCCCAAATGGTCGCCAGCAAATTGCCTGACAGAAGAAATCGCCGCCAGCTCATTCCGTCATTCAATTTTGATTCGACATTCAGACTTCGAACTTCGTCATTCCCCCGCCCCGCGGTGCTTCTCCATCACCACGGTATTCCCCGACGCGCTGTACTCCACGTGCGTCATGAAGCAACGCATCAACATGATCCCACGCCCACAATCGCGCTCGATGTATTCTTCCGCGGTGCAGTCCGGCACGTCGTCGGGCCGAAAGCCGGGCCCTTCGTCGGTGATCTGAATCCAGAACCGCGTGGGCGACAGCCGGCAATGCACGCGGACGTTCTTGTCCGCGTCGTGGCGATTGCCGTGCTTGATGGCGTTGACGATCGCCTCTTCCATCGCCAGCCGGACGCCGAAGATGTCCTGCTCGAACCAGGAGTGCCGCTCAAGCTGATCGAGAACTTCCTCCAGGACTAGCCGACCAGCGCCCGTTTCACTGGGAAACGACTGATCCGTCTGCCAAGTCCAGTCGGCGTCTGACATGGGCGTTAAATAGGCTGACTGGCGGTGTGCTAAGAAACCACTCTTGTGGCGAATGTCGAAGGACGAAATCCGAATGACGAATGAATGTCGAAGCCCGAATGTCGAATGAATGCCCGCGCGACTACCTATTCAAAGATTCGGTGGCCGACCAGCTTCCTTACACCAATCACCAACCCAACCTCTCCGACCCTCTCCGCGGTTCAAAACGGACCAGACCCCCTCCGTGTTCTCCGTGGTGAACCAGCACTAGAACGCGGCCAGCGCAGCGGCTTCGTCGTCTTTGATGTCCAGCAGCCGGTTCAGTTTCGTGATCGCGAAGACGTCGTAGATCTCCGGGCGGATATTGCTGAGCTTCAGCTTGCCGCTGTCGGCCTTGACCTTCTTATCCAGCGTAATCAGCTTGCCGAGCGCGGCACTGCTGAGGAAATCGACGTTGGTGAAATTGAGCAGAATCTTCTTGCGGTGGTCCTCTTCGACCAGCCGGAACAGCTCCGCCCCCAGCTCCTGGATGCTCGCTTCGTCCAGAATCTTGCGATCGGCGAACCGCACCACGGTCACGTCCCCGACCTCGGACACTTCCAAACGACGATTGGCGGCCATGCGACGGAACTCCCAAACGGGGAAAAACTCCCCAAAAAACGCCGAACGCCCCCAACAGCGAGGCGAGAAAATCGATGCAACTCGTGCAGGGTTATGATATTCGGTCGCCCCCAGGTGTCAAGCGGCGGGAGCGAGGTCGAATAGCCAAGCAACACACCCAATAAGCCCAGGGAAGGCTGTCCACAATCGCCATTCACAGGACGTCCAAGTACAGCCTTCCCTGGGTCCTCATGCCTTCAACCCCAACAACGAACGCCACTCGTGGAACATC
Coding sequences:
- a CDS encoding TIGR03032 family protein gives rise to the protein MEPSARIDCSITPGFAAWMEQCGGVVAVSTYQAGKVGMFGWDGRQVTLIMREFDKPLGMACESGRLAIATRHHILRLADAPSLAPHYLPEQPGRYDALYLPRVAYFTGDVNAHDLAFGDDGLWLVNTRFSCLAQLSEDHSFVPRWQPPFVTTLVPEDRCHLNGLAMRDGRPAYVTALGIGDEPGGWRASKSDGGIIIDVASGEIAARGLSMPHSPRWYRDTLWVLNSGAGELCRVDPATGKREVVCALAGYARGLAFAGDYALVGLCRIREKHIFGGLPVQSRFPELRCAIVIIDLNTGQEIGAVDFTSGCHELYDVLFIPGPRRPMILNPEREAARQAFTAPEFAYWLRPENFA
- a CDS encoding DUF433 domain-containing protein, which gives rise to MSKAEVLDRITVDPAIFGGEPIIRGLRMSVEHVLGMLAAGDSPEKILAEYSFLERADIQACMAYAHRSVSGEQPQAQL
- a CDS encoding GyrI-like domain-containing protein — translated: MPQEVRLEQHPSIPLAVVRRRASQQQLPKIVPEACGAVWNVVRSQNIPGAGRHVAVYLDDAINLEVGVELASPFAGHGEVISSSTPSGPVATTTHVGPYGQLHLAHEAIQNWCKQNARTPAGPNWEIYGHWQDEWNSDPSKIVTDVCYLLTP
- a CDS encoding ATP-binding protein — its product is MSDADWTWQTDQSFPSETGAGRLVLEEVLDQLERHSWFEQDIFGVRLAMEEAIVNAIKHGNRHDADKNVRVHCRLSPTRFWIQITDEGPGFRPDDVPDCTAEEYIERDCGRGIMLMRCFMTHVEYSASGNTVVMEKHRGAGE
- a CDS encoding STAS domain-containing protein, with the translated sequence MAANRRLEVSEVGDVTVVRFADRKILDEASIQELGAELFRLVEEDHRKKILLNFTNVDFLSSAALGKLITLDKKVKADSGKLKLSNIRPEIYDVFAITKLNRLLDIKDDEAAALAAF